The Pseudomonas fragi DNA window AAAGTTTATGCCGAGACCTTGCGCGCAGGTGGCGTGCAAACTTATGCGTTTGCCACCCGTGGCGGCTGGATCAGTCGTTTCCAGGTCAACTTCCGTAACCATCGCAAAGTGGTGGTGGTGGATGGCGTGCGCGGTTTTGTCGGCGGGCACAACGTAGGTGACGAGTACCTTGGCGCCAAGCCGCCGTTGTCACCGTGGCGCGATACCCATGTGGAGGTCACCGGGCCTGTGGTCGCCTGCCTGCAGGAGTCCTTTGCCGAAGACTGGTTCTGGGCCGCCCGCAAACTGCCGCCTTTGCTTCTGCCACAGAGCTACCCCGACGGTGGCGTGCTTTGCCAGTTCCTGGCCAGCGGCCCGGCAGATCCATACGAAACCTGCTCGCTGTTTTTCGTTGAGGCCATCCATGCCGCCAATCAAAGGGTGTGGATTACCAGCCCCTACTTTGTGCCTGACGAAGCGGTGTTTTCCGCGCTCAGGCTGGCCGTTCTGCGCGGTGTGGATGTGCGCATCCTGATCCCGTCCCGCCCGGACCACAAGATTGTTTACGCAGCATCCAGCCTCTATGCCTTCGAAGCCGTTCGCGCAGGCGTGCGGATCTTCCGTTACCAGCCCGGTTTTGTGCATCAAAAAGTAGTGTTGATAGACGACGAAATCAGCGCCATCGGCAGCGCCAACATGGACAACCGTTCATTCCGTCTCAACTTTGAAGTGATGTTGCTGACCGTCGATGAAACGTTTGCCCGTGAGGTCGAGCATATGTTGCTCGATGACTTCGCCCTGGCGCGTGAAATCACCGAAGCGGATATCAAGTCCACGCACCGGCTACAGCAACTGGGCATGCGAGTAGCGCGGCTGGTTTCGCCTGTTCTATAAGCCTGTAGGAAGGGTCTGAATTTCTCGGAGCAGGCAAAAGCATCAAGCAGGTTTCCATAAACTGAACGGCCCGGAATACCCCGGGCCGTTCAGTGTAAGGAATAAAAACAATGCGATTCTCGTTACTGGGCATGCTCTTTAGCATCAGCACGCTGGCTTCAGCTCAAG harbors:
- the cls gene encoding cardiolipin synthase — protein: MDYLGPHVLGYLILLIHSLGLIAAVHAVLTVRTAQGSIAWAMSLFFIPYFTLIPYLIFGRSTFDDYIRARRDANQEMREAITHLSWRPWVEEALAARSSKAYASLRAMPRLGRMPCLANNSVRLLINGTATFDAIFAAIRSAKEVVLVQFFIIKDDDLGMRLQALLLEKAAQGVAVHVLYDSIGSHALPKVYAETLRAGGVQTYAFATRGGWISRFQVNFRNHRKVVVVDGVRGFVGGHNVGDEYLGAKPPLSPWRDTHVEVTGPVVACLQESFAEDWFWAARKLPPLLLPQSYPDGGVLCQFLASGPADPYETCSLFFVEAIHAANQRVWITSPYFVPDEAVFSALRLAVLRGVDVRILIPSRPDHKIVYAASSLYAFEAVRAGVRIFRYQPGFVHQKVVLIDDEISAIGSANMDNRSFRLNFEVMLLTVDETFAREVEHMLLDDFALAREITEADIKSTHRLQQLGMRVARLVSPVL